The following proteins are co-located in the Heteronotia binoei isolate CCM8104 ecotype False Entrance Well chromosome 8, APGP_CSIRO_Hbin_v1, whole genome shotgun sequence genome:
- the MYF6 gene encoding myogenic factor 6, translated as MMMDLFEPGSYFFYLDGENGGLQQLDMAEGSPLYPGSDGTLSPASCPDQLAPEGGGGGGDSSSGSGGEEQHVLAPPGLQAPHCPGQCLIWACKTCKRKAAPTDRRKAATLRERRRLKKINEAFEALKRRTVANPNQRLPKVEILRSAISYIERLQDLLHRLDQQDKRQQLLLPNAAAAAAAGTFSPKAGKMPPADFLSTCAGAADWPSGSEHSRALPLSPPKEGAPPPDSSASSSLRCLSSIVDSISSEDRKVPSGEEVVEK; from the exons ATGATGATGGACCTTTTCGAGCCCGGCTCCTATTTCTTCTACTTGGACGGGGAGAATGGAGGCCTGCAGCAGCTGGACATGGCCGAGGGCTCACCGCTGTACCCGGGCAGCGACGGCACCCTGTCGCCCGCCTCCTGCCCCGACCAGCTGGCCCCGGAgggcggcgggggcgggggggacagcagcagcggcagcggcggcgaggAGCAGCACGTGCTGGCGCCGCCGGGCCTGCAGGCGCCCCACTGCCCCGGCCAGTGCCTCATCTGGGCCTGCAAGACCTGCAAGCGGAAAGCGGCGCCCACCGACCGGCGCAAGGCGGCCACGCTGCGCGAGAGGCGGCGCCTCAAGAAGATCAACGAGGCCTTCGAGGCCCTCAAGAGGCGGACGGTGGCCAACCCCAACCAACGCCTGCCCAAGGTGGAGATCCTGCGCAGCGCCATCAGCTACATCGAGCGCCTCCAGGACCTCCTCCACCGCCTCGACCAGCAGGACAaaaggcagcagctgctcctgcccaacgccgccgccgccgccgcagcaggCACCTTCAGCCCCAAGGCGGGCAAG ATGCCCCCTGCCGACTTCCTGAGCACCTGCGCCGGCGCCGCCGACTGGCCCAGCGGCTCGGAGCATTCCAGGGCGCTGCCCCTCAGCCCCCCCAAGGAAG GCGCGCCGCCCCCCGACTCTTCGGCCTCCAGCAGCCTGCGTTGTCTCTCCTCTATCGTGGACAGTATCTCTTCGGAAGACCGCAAAGTGCCCAGCGGGGAGGAAGTGGTGGAGAAGTAG